Proteins from one Niallia circulans genomic window:
- a CDS encoding thioredoxin family protein, whose product MNQISTTESFNEIINNGETNIIKFFTTWCPDCTRMDMFIGEIIEENADKKWFSLNKDELPELAEKFDVMGIPSLLVFKDGEKIGHLHSANAKTPEQVEEFLAPFNK is encoded by the coding sequence ATGAATCAAATCAGCACAACAGAATCATTTAATGAAATTATTAACAATGGAGAAACTAATATCATTAAGTTTTTCACGACTTGGTGTCCTGACTGCACAAGAATGGATATGTTTATCGGTGAAATTATCGAAGAAAACGCGGATAAAAAATGGTTTAGCTTAAACAAGGACGAACTTCCTGAGCTAGCAGAAAAATTTGATGTTATGGGCATTCCGAGTCTGCTTGTATTTAAAGATGGCGAAAAAATCGGACATTTGCACAGTGCTAATGCTAAAACACCTGAGCAAGTCGAGGAATTTTTGGCTCCGTTTAACAAATAA
- a CDS encoding CAP domain-containing protein translates to MKFKPVRTVLCMSLAAGMLTACNNNDNPMDTDNDIMETGQISNVKTDTNSNRYPHTQAIKIQDAKYEFKIVNRGAVPNGNANGYTNANTNNGTAKQTQRPTTNNIQQSQSAPAQPAPAAQPSPKKAAEIASENKGSSEYVDAVISLTNKERQKAGLTTLKAYPELNNVANVKAQDMNEKGYFSHTSPTYGSPFDMMRDFGITYKSAGENIAQGQRTPEEVVNAWMNSEGHRANILSKDFSHIGVGFEENGYEWVQMFVKK, encoded by the coding sequence ATGAAATTTAAACCCGTTAGAACAGTACTATGTATGAGCTTAGCTGCAGGTATGTTAACTGCATGTAATAATAATGACAATCCAATGGACACAGATAATGATATAATGGAAACAGGTCAAATTTCCAATGTAAAAACAGACACAAACAGTAATCGCTACCCACATACACAAGCAATCAAAATTCAGGATGCGAAATATGAATTTAAAATTGTTAATCGTGGCGCTGTGCCAAATGGAAATGCAAACGGATATACCAATGCAAATACAAACAATGGAACGGCAAAACAGACACAGCGTCCCACAACGAATAACATTCAGCAATCTCAGTCTGCACCAGCCCAACCAGCGCCTGCAGCCCAGCCTTCACCTAAAAAAGCTGCTGAAATTGCCAGTGAAAACAAAGGCTCAAGTGAGTATGTGGATGCCGTTATCAGCTTGACTAATAAAGAAAGACAAAAAGCTGGTTTAACTACACTTAAGGCATATCCTGAGTTAAACAATGTAGCAAATGTGAAGGCACAGGACATGAATGAAAAAGGCTATTTTTCGCATACAAGCCCAACATATGGATCACCATTCGACATGATGAGAGATTTTGGCATCACGTATAAGTCAGCTGGTGAAAATATTGCCCAAGGACAAAGAACACCTGAAGAGGTTGTTAATGCGTGGATGAATAGTGAAGGGCACCGCGCTAATATTCTCAGCAAGGATTTCTCTCATATAGGCGTTGGCTTTGAAGAAAATGGATATGAATGGGTGCAAATGTTTGTAAAAAAATAA